TTTCATCTTCCTTTTCTGAAATCTCAAGATAGACTTTCAGTGGTCCCAGAAAATGGCAATACTCTCTTAATCCAAAGGATTCTTCAAAACTTTTTCCTTTAGATTTTGAAGGTTTTAATCTCTTGATAAAAAATTTTAAAACTGCTAATTTCTCAGGTGGCTCTATTTCTAATGGTGCTGATTTAACTATCTCAAAGACCTCTTCACCATAAGACACTTTTCCTGTTGACTTTATGGCGGCATCTACCAATGCAAGTCTCAAAGCCGCAGGGCTTGGAATAGGAGAAGTTAAAGCATAACTCGGAGATAATTTTGGCATTCTATAAGAATAGAGACTTCCAAAATTGAGTTCTGCAAAAATCCATGCCACATTAGCTCCTTATTTGGGCATAGTCAATTCATAAATAACTTTTGTTGTCAATCCGTCTAATATGGTACAAAGTTCTGTCAAATTGCTGAATTTCTCATTGGATAGCCCTTTTTGTCCTTTTACAAGATTCTCTGTCTGAGTAATATAGTCATCTTTTATAGGACTAATTATTGGAGCTGGAAAATTCGTTTCAGAGATAACCATTATTCCCTCTACTGCCTCTATGTGGGGGAGACGTGTAGAAGTCATTGCTCCATCCGTTCTTATAAATGTCGCTTTAAAAGCATTAAGAGCTAACTGATATCTGCCCTGTCTTCTTTCACCATCTATTACATAATTGTAATCAATTTCATTTAGACCTATTCTCCATGGCTGGAAGATAGAAACAATTGCATACACTCCTGAACGGGTTGGTCTGTGGTAAATCATTTGAGCAGTTACTTGCCTCTCCACAGTTTCTTCCTGTCCTGCCTCAAATTCTTCACGAGAGCGTCCTTCCATTGAATGCCTTGCATGAATATGAATATCTCTATGTGTTCTATCAGGAAGACCTAATGCCCATCCAAATTCAACTGTTGAAGGTCTTGCAATTGTTGGTCTTTGAACCAAAAAACCGTGAAGGTCACAAAGGGCACATAACTTTATAGCCTCACTCATAGCCTTTGCCTCATCCATTCTTTTACCGCTTACCAGAGGATTCATATCTGCTTTTTGTGGATGAAATTTTTGACATGCCTCGCAAAATTGACTTTTATCTTCCTGCAATAACCAAACATTATAAGCATGAATATGTTTCAGCATTTCACCAGAAATTCCATCTGTCTTTTCACCACTTGCCAGAACAACTGTCCGAGGTTCTGTGACATTGCCAACCGTTCCTTCATTATTAAGCGAATGGAGATTCCATGTTGCTCTACCCAATATTGCTATTTCAAAGATTGCCATTTGATTCCTCCTCTTTATTCTTCTTTCATACCTCTAACAAGGGCATGGCTTATTAGGGCTGCCCTTACAAGTCTTACTCCGTAATCACTTACCAACTTCATAAGTTTTTCCAAATTCTCTTCTGTTGGTCTTTTTAAATGCATTCGTCGAGCGTGTGTCTCATATCTACGCAAAAATTTACGTAATGCATCTGCAAAATCTTCTTCTTTTTCAGCATTTTCTAATTCAATAAGGGAAGCATAGTCCTGAATCTCTTCCATGCGTAAAGCCTTCCGTAATGTGCTGCCAAAGTCTTTTATAGCTTCATCAGAGTAAAGCATCGCTAAACTATCTGACATAGGCTACCACCTCCTTTAAGGTTTCATAGTCATATAAATTTGCAGACTTAATTTCTTTTGGTCTTGATATATATTTCAGAAAAATTTTTACATGTTTTTCATAAGTTTCTAAAGATGGATTCATTATGAATTCTGTTATTGCCTCAGCTAAATCCTCACATCCCTGAACGCTCCCTTTTCTAAATAGATAATTCCATACCTCAAAAACCTTTGAGATATTTGGTCTTCCAGAAAGGGCAAGCTCCATCAAAGGATAAATGCTTAAATTGCCACCTGTAGCCGGCTTGAACTGCTGCCCGCTTTGAACAATTGAGAAATAAAAGACTCCTGAAAATCTATCGCTGAATTGAGATTTTGATGCTGCCATCGCACGCATCTTCTCTGCAAGGACAACAGAAAAATGGGCAGCAGCATTCTGGATGCTAAAATATTTAAGACCAATAGTGTATATTGAGTTTCTTATTTCTCTGAAGTTATTAAGTTCAATTCTTTGAGGTACAGGAAAAATAACAAAATAGTCCCATTTATTCCCCTGAGACTTTTGAATTTTGTATCTTCCAGAAATAGCTCCACCAAGACAGGCAAGCGCCCAGTTATGGCTATCAACCTTAGTTTGGCCTTCTGAGTAATCTCCTCTTGTTCTTCCTCTGAGACCCTTAAAGGCTGATGGGTCAAGAGGACCAGAAAGCGTTTCACCTCTGTCAGAAGATATCACAGGTAAATTTGTAGGGTCTTGGAAATCATTGATAATCTTCTCCGCATCTTTGCTTAATATATCTTTTACCTTTTTGACTTTTTTTGACCAGTTCTGTTTATCAGTAAGAAATATCCGACTCCATGTCCTGTCATCAGGAGATTCTTCAAAAAGAGAATACCAGCCAGTGTTCTCGAGAAGCCTTTGGGCAGATACATCTGTTGCTTCATGCTCTATCAAATAAAAACTTCCTGCATCATTGATAACAGGTATCTCCCCTTCAGAGCTTGCATAATCCAGTAGCATTGCCAACCCGTAAGCCCTGCAAAGGTCAAAGATTTCAAGGCCGGTTTTGGGGATGAAGTGTAGCATGTTTATGGATTATTTTTGTTTTTCAATAGTTCCTGTAAATATCTTGCTGCTTGAAGGGTAGCGATAATAGCAGATCTTGCACAATCACAATCCTCGACCATTGTTTTTCTGCAGGCATCTTGCCATTGCGGAATTCTTGAATCAATTTCAGATCGATGAGCGTAAGCATTTCTTATCCATAAAACTATATACAAATTGGAAAGAATATACCATTCTATTCTACTTTTAGGACTGAGATTTATAGGATTTTGAGTGTTTTCCAAAATAGTCTTTATTTCTCCAAGTTTTGGTCCCCAGTCTGAAGAACTACAATTCCTTCCAGATAATTCATGAAGATATTGAGCAAATTTATCAGTCAATCGTCTGGATGCATTGCCACAATAAGAAATGGTCTCAGGAAACTCTTTATTTTTAAATCTTTCTATTGACTCTTTTGTGTCATTAATTATCTCATCAGTTAAATAGGATGAATCTAAAGATTGAATACCTTCAGTAAAATCAAAATGGGAAGGCGGTAATACTGAATCTATCCTCCTGAATCTTTCTACCATCTCTTTATAAATTTCATTTGAAATGATAGTTTCATGGTAAACATTTAGTCGAGCAGAGAATTCTAAAATGCGTTTATAAATTGGCGATTTTCTGTCTATAGTCTCTTCCAAATCTTCAGAAAATTCAGCTTCCATAGATTCATTTATTGAATTGATTTCTCGCCATATTTTGAAAATAACTAAGCCTCTTTCTATTAGAGGAGGCTCTGCATCATTACCCAATGTAACTCCAAGTTCCTTTGCCACGTCATTCATATATTCAAAAACTCTTTCTGCTTTAAGTGGTAAAGCGTCTATAAGTTCTTTAATTTTTACTATAGCTGATGAGAGGTCTTCCATGTATTATCAACCTTCAATTGAAAACCTTCCAAACCCTATATCTGCCCATTCCCCTACTCCAAACAAACTACAAAGGGCTAACTGAGTTGGTAACGATTGATTACTATCTCCAAAATAACAGTCAAAATAACTACCTGCTTTTGCAACTAAACGATTTTTCTTTGTTGATTCTTCAAGTGAGTATCTACTGACATAATCAGGAATAATGTATGTTCTAATAGAATCAATGACTGTAGGTTCAACATTTAAATTTAAATTGAAGAATTCAGACAGTTCTTTACTTCTGTTTAAAAGCATTTTTGAAAATAATGCGGCAAATTGATTTTGATCCAGATCTATTGGTAAGCCACTATTATTATGAAGCAGAAAGGGGGTTATGAAAGTAAGACGTTGTTTCTTTTCATATTGTCTAAATTCAGTGATCTTTTCATTTAATACATCTTTTACTTTTTTTATTGACATGTTCTTGATGGAAAATCTACCCATTGCAACATTCTTATATTTGCCAATTCCAAAATATAGTCCAATGACTTTAAATGCTGACTTTACATCATCAATTATTTGTTCATCATTACATAAAACAATTTCGACAGAGAAATTACAGCCGTCTCTTATCTGCTCTATATTTACAATACCCCCCCCTGAAGAAGCTCTTGACTCTCTACTGATTGCTATTCTTGTTATTGCCCTGAATTGTGGTCTTTCAAATTGACCAAAAGATAATAATATTCCCCATTTCTCATTCCATAAAAATTTTTTAACTATGCATTGAATTTCACATTTTGAATGAAACTCTATAATATCTGACTCTTTTTTCAAAGCCGAAAGAGTTCTTATATTATTGGCAGTACAATTTTTTATAATCAGATAATTTAATAATTCTCCCCTAATAGAACTACCTAATATATAAGGAGAACATTTTAAGAGATTCTTATATTTTTTTTCAGTTGAATGAAAAGGTGTGTCTAAGCAACAATCAAAATGGAGAATAATACCTTCTCTCTCGCTCATTGCCTTATGCCTTATCCTCGATATGATGTGAATGCGGAAAGGAACTCTTCGGATTTATTGGTAACATCGGTATCTTCCCATTTGCTATCCTTTAGTTCTTTCTTTTTTATAGAAATAATTGTCGTCTCAATTTCACCGTAGCCAGC
This window of the candidate division WOR-3 bacterium genome carries:
- a CDS encoding DevR family CRISPR-associated autoregulator — protein: MAIFEIAILGRATWNLHSLNNEGTVGNVTEPRTVVLASGEKTDGISGEMLKHIHAYNVWLLQEDKSQFCEACQKFHPQKADMNPLVSGKRMDEAKAMSEAIKLCALCDLHGFLVQRPTIARPSTVEFGWALGLPDRTHRDIHIHARHSMEGRSREEFEAGQEETVERQVTAQMIYHRPTRSGVYAIVSIFQPWRIGLNEIDYNYVIDGERRQGRYQLALNAFKATFIRTDGAMTSTRLPHIEAVEGIMVISETNFPAPIISPIKDDYITQTENLVKGQKGLSNEKFSNLTELCTILDGLTTKVIYELTMPK